In Alkalimarinus alittae, the DNA window CCTTCGCCCAATAAGTGGTGTTTCGTTCAAATGTAATGAACTTTCCAGCAGAGACGGACTTGATCTTATACGGTCCGCTTATAACGGGAGGGGTCAGGGTCGTTTTAGAAAAGTCTTTATCTTCCCAGTAATGCTTAGGCAAAATTGGGAGTTCGCCAAAGCGTAATAAATCAGCTCTCGCATGGCTATGTTTGAAAATAACTTTAACGTTTAAGGGGCTGATCACCACAACATCCTCAATACCTTTAAGGCTTTGACGAAATTGGGGATGACCTTCTTTGATGAGTGTCTGCCACGAAAACAGAACATCGTCTGCATCAATCTTATGCCCATCTTGAAATTGAGCGGATGGCCTAAGATTAAATATAGCCCAGCTTAAATCATCAGGGTAGCTGATTGACGTTGCAATGAGTCCATAGGCTGACTGTGGCTCATCGCCTGATCTTGATACGCCACCGGTGCCTACCAGTAATGAATCCGTTTCTTCGGAGAAACCATAAACATATTGGCCAGGTGTATTAATGGGGCTGATACCGCGAAGTGTGTAAGGGTTTAGCGTGTCAAACGTTCCAAAACCCATTAAACGGATGTTACCGCCTTTTGGTGCTGCTGGATTGACGTAGTTAAAGTGAGAAAAGTCGGGTGCATACTTTAGATCACCATAAAGAGCAAAGCCGTGACTGGTCGTTATGTTTTCTGAGCGCGTTGTTGCATTCTCAGCAAACGTAATTAAAGGGGCAAATAGGGAATAAGTCAGCACTAAAATCGACATCATGTGTGTCGTAAAGAGCTTTATAAAATAGCGCATTTGAGTCCGGTATTTATTATTTTTTAATGCTAATTATCAAAGTATCAATACCTTATCAGGATCATTAGCTATATTAAAGTTAAAGAAATGTAAAAAACACCTGAATTATGGCGTTAACTGGAGGCTATTGGTGGAAAAAAAGGGTTTAGCTGCGTGGGTAGAAAGGCTTGATAGTGAAGATGGTGTTGTACTCACGTCTGTCCTCGCAGAACTTAATATACTGACTTCATCTGATGAAACGTCAGCCAGCCAATTAGCAGAGGTTATTCTAAGAGATGCTTCGTTAACGACTCAGGTATTAAAAGTCGCCAATACGGTTCACTTTAATCCCACGGGAAGCCCGATTACAACGGTCAGTCGATCAATCTTGGCGATTGGCTTTAATACCATTAAAAGCATCTGCATCACGATAAAAGTGCTTGAGAGTATCTTGCATGGGCAGCCTGCCACCCGTCTGTATGAAATAATGGCCGATGCGATACATGCCGCTACACAGGCCAGAAATATTTGCATCAAAATGTCTGCAGATGGAAAAGAAGAGATTTTTGTCGCGACATTGCTTCTTCATCTTGCAGAAATGTTGGTGTTATCAAGTGGCGAAAGTGAGGTTGCCGAGCTGTATGAACTTTATGAAGAGGACTCAACCGATAAAGAACGTGACCGAATTGCTGAGAGTGTCATTGGTGTCAGTTACAAGCGTTTAGGTCTTGCCTTGGTAAAAAGCTGGCGTTTAGGTGCGGTTCTTCAAGAGTCATTACAGCCATCCAGTAAAATGTCACATAAGGCTGAAGCGGTTTTAATGGGGGAGGAGGTCAGCCAGGTATCAAAAAAAGGTTGGGATAGCGCTGAGATGAATGCGCTGATGAAGAAAATATCCACTTTTACCGGCAGTAGCATTAAAGATGTAGAAAGCATGGTGCAAGAAAGCGCCAATGAAGCGGCAGAGGTGGCTGCCAACTATGGTAGTGATGTGCTTGTCGCTATGATTCCGTCAACCCGTCCGGTTGAAATGGAGAGTGATGCCTGTGTTGGAGTAAAAAGTGTTCATCAACCTAATCAAGAGCTTCAATTAAAAATTCTACAAGAGTTAACCAGTATGATGATGGACGGAGTGGATATGAATTCACTCTTCCAAATGGTACTTGAAGGACTACATCGTGGCGTTGGGTTAGAGCGAGTGTGCTTAGCTATTTTTGATAAAGGACGAGAAACGGTTTCAGCTAAGTATATGATTGGAGAAGGTACTGAAAACTGGCGAGAAAAATTTAAATTTACATTTGTCAAAAGCCGGTCTGGTTTCTTGTTTCAGTTATTCAGCAAGGGTAAGGCGTCATGGGTCGGTAATGAAAATTTTAAGGAACTTACTTCCACATTGACACCTGATTATATTGCAGTAACCGGCGTGAAAACGTTTTTGATTGCACCGATTAAAGCGAATAAAAAACCAGTGGGTTTTTTATATGCTGATTTAGGTGAAAGTAAGCGAGCGCTAAATGACAGTTACTTTAATGGCTTTAAGCACTTTTGCGCACAAATTAATATGAGTTTGGCGGTATTAGCTAATAAAAATGGGTCTTAAGACCCATTTGTTACATCAACATGAAGTTTTAATTTTTGCCCAGGCTTTAAATATTTTTTAGGGTCAATATTATTCCACGTGACAATTTGCTTAACGGTGACGTTAAACTTACCTGCAATTCGTGCGAGTGAGTCACCTTTTCTAACTCGGTAACCTATCTTTCGAATGTTAGAGCGACTAGGGGGGGCATACCTAGATGCTGTCACCGTTGGTGCTGATTTAGTCCAAATAACCAGTTTCTTGCCAGGTTTAAGGGGGTCTGTAGGGGCCATGCTATTCCATCGAGCAAGACTTCGTACACCGACCTTATATTTTCTGGATATATCCCAAAGCGTGTCACCAGATCGGACGGTATAGTCAATTTTTGACGAGCTATTACCTCTAGGGGCTGCATTTTGCTTTTTCTCAATACGGTTCTGTGCACTAAATGCGTAATATGAATTACCTTTAGCAGCGACGGGTATTAGCAGTTTTTGTCCTTGTCTGATCATATTTGATCGAAGGTTATTGGTTTGCTTAATAACCGCAGGCGTTGTGTTGTATTTATTCGCAATGCGTATAAGTGAATCGCCAGATTTAACCGTGTAACGCTGCCAACTTAGTCTTTGGTTGCTGGGTAAAGCAGCTAAAGCTGTTTTAAAATTCTCGGTGTTTGCTATGGGGATGAGAAGGCGATGAGGTCCAATCGGGGATGTTGCCCATCGATTAAATCCCGGATTAAGCAAGTAAATTTCTTCAACCGTAATGTTAGCCATCTTCGCAGCCTGAGCTAAATCAATCTGAGAGCCAACTTTTACAATATCGAAATAAGGCTCATTTGGTAGTGATTGAAGGGTCAGACCAAATGCTTCAGGCTCTTTAATTAGCCTAGCGATGGCGAGTAATTTTGGCACATATGCGCGAGTTTCTTTCGGCAGTTTTAAAGACCAAAAGTCGGTATTAAGGCCTCTTTTTTTATTGTACCGAATGGCTTTTGATACTGTTCCGCCCCCTGAGTTATAGGCGGCTAGCGCAAGAAGCCAGTCACCATCAAATCGATTGGACAGTGCTTGTAAATATGTTAATGCGGCATCAGTAGACGCCACAATATCTCTACGTCCGTCATACCACCAGTCTTGTTTTAAACCAAAGGCTTTACCTGTACCAGGAATAAACTGCCATATACCTGATGCTCTGCCATGGGAGTAGGCAAAAGGGTCAAATGCACTTTCAACGACGGGTAATAACGCCAATTCAAGGGGCATCCCTCTTTTTTCGGTTTCTTGAACAATGTGGTAGAGGTAACGAGATGAACGAGCCGTGGTTCTATCAAGGTAGCGCTGATGTTTCTTATACCAGTTGAGCTGGTTCATAAACCTAGGGTTGTTAGGGGCAAGGTCGAGCGCAAACCCTCTGCGCATTCGATCCCATAAATCTTGCTCACTAGACGTAGCTTTAAACGGGTTAGTGGTTTCAGCCTCAGCAAGACGTTCCGCAAACTCTGTGGTGATGGCTGTACAGTCTACATCAACGCAGTTATGTTTAGCCGATAAGATTTTAGCGTCTGCCGATAATGAGTCTTGATCAGTCGACTCTTCACGCCCATCTTCTGTTGTGATGACGATTTCTTCAGAGTCAAAAAGTGAGTCTGGTAGTGTAAATAACGAGAAAAATGACGATTGACCCTGAGTGTCTATATCAGGCTCTTTCATCACAGTTGGCGTTACTTTATCTGTTGTATGGGGTTCACCTTCGTTATTTGAAGGTGGTGTAGCGCAAGCAGAAAGTAAAAATAAAGAAATTATAAATAAAGAAATTCGAAACATTAAAGCGCAACATTTGAGGATAAAGACGGTACTTCAGGTAATATCTGAAAAGCACGGTGTAAGTGAGGAGCTAAAAATCCTTTTAGCTCCTAACCAACCCGAAAGTCTATTGGCCTAGGCTTTCAGGGTCAATAGGCTAAGGGGCGTAATTAACTATTTTTAATATTGATAAAAAAAGAAATGAAACGCTGTGAAATGGGACGTCCACAGCAATTTACTTGTGTGTTTATGGTCTAGGAGCCTCTAAATTAGTTAAGCCGTGGCTAAAATGTATCTTTCCATTTTCGTAGGCGAGTAAAGGTGTCTAACTCATCGGTTATGGGGGATTGAGACTGCAGGGATACCGACGCTTGTACGTCGGGTCTGGTACAATTTAAAAATGGATTGATGGCTAACTCTGTTTTTATAGTAGAGGGCAGTGTCGGTTTGTTTGAATCTCGTAACGTTTGGCATCTCTCAATGTAAAGCTTTACTTCCGTATCATTCGGCAATACGGCCTGAGTAAAGGCTAGATTTGAAAGGGTGTACTCGTGAGTGCAATAAACTTCAGTCTCTAAAGGGTATGATGCTAACGCTTTAAGAGAATTTAGCATTTGTGCAGGGGTCCCTTCGAATAAGCGACCGCAACCTGCCGAAAAAAGCGTGTCTCCACAAAACAGCCAGGGTGCTGAATGCAGAGAATCTTCTGGAGAAAAATAGCTAAGGTGGTCAAGCGTATGGCCGGGAACCTCGGTCACTTCATAGAGGGTGCCTAAAATTGTTAGCACGTCTCCATGCTTTAGGGGGTGGGTGATTTGCTTGATTTTAGGGTTTAAAGGTCCATAAACATCTATAGACTTACCCGTTTGTTGCTGGGTATATGAGACTAGATCACAAATGCCGTCGACATGGTCGTAGTGATGATGGGTGACTAATATCGCAACGAGTGTGAGCTGATGTTTCTCTAAATGATCTATTACCGGTTGGGCTTCACCCGGGTCAACAACTATGCAAGCTTGAGAGAGCGGGTTCTGAATACACCAGATGTAGTTATCTTGATAGGCGTTAATTGGTAATACAGTTAGCATTATTTTACCCAGTTAAGATGATTAATCTTGTGATTGTTTGTTTCATGATGAGGTTGCTTAATCTTGTATAGAATCCTATCTTAATCGTTAAAGGATGGATTTTAAACCGTAAAAGTTTATAGTGATTTAACGATATACTCTGACGATTAGATGAATCTTTTTAGATGGGTCCCTAGACGACGGATTGCAGGTGATATTATGGGGTTTACTCGAACAAAAGAAGATTGTGAATATCTACATTTACAGCATACATTTGAAGCTTGGTTTCAGTCATCATTAGGGCGTGTTTTGCTTTCAGATCAAAGACGAAAAATTGATGGCGTTATTGGCAGAATGTTTGGTTATCACCAGTTAGAAATGCTGGTGAGTCATCGATTCCCCATGGGGAATTCTAGTAGTCTTGGCCATAAGATAGTAACGGTTCCCGAGTGGCAGTCCGACATGCCTGAAAACACACTTGTCGCTGAACCTCATGAGTTAGGCTTATGCCATGACAGTATAGATTTAGCGATACTGCATCATACGTTAGATTATACTGTTTCGCCTCATCAAGCACTTCGTGAGGCGTCAAGGGTGGTTAAGAGTAGCGGGCACCTACTCATTATAGGGTTTAACCCTATGAGTATGTGGGGTGTACGAAAACTTGTTTCAAGAAAGAAAGCAGCACCTTGGAATGGCCGTTTTACCTCAGGACACCGGGTGGAAGACTGGCTTAAACTATTGGATTTTGAAATAACGAGTGCAGATCATCATTTTTTGAGACCGCCAGTTCAAAATTACCGTTTGTTAGAGCGTTTTGCCTTTGCGGATAAATTTGATAATGGTAAGTTTCCAATGGGGGCCTATTATATGATTCTGGCAAAAAAACAGGTAGGCTGCTCGATTTCTGCAAAGCCAAAATGGAAAGAAACGAATGTAATTGGTTTGCCTGTGGCTAACCGAATGAAGCCTTAGTTAAGATATAAAAAGACGTACGCACAATCATGAAGCCAGTGAGTGTGGTAAGAAAATTTATAGGAAGAACTGTTCAATGAGACAAGTAGTATTAGATACAGAAACTACAGGTATAGAGCCTTCCCAGGGACACAGAATAATTGAAATAGGTTGTGTAGAATTAATCGACCGAAAGCTTACCGGTAATCATTACCATCAATATATCAATCCTCAGCGCGAAATTGATAGCGGCGCGATTGAAGTTCATGGAATAACAAATGAATATCTAGCAGATAAACCTGTATTTAAAGATATCTATGCAGACTTTCTAGCGTTTGTTGACGGTGCAGAGTTAGTTATACATAACGCCCCGTTTGATATTGGTTTTATTAATCACGAGTTCGCTATGTTACAAGGCGGACCAGGCAAGATCGAAAAATACTGTGGTGTGCTTGATACACTAGCCATGGCTAGAAAAAAGCACCCTGGCCAGCGTAACAGCCTTGATGCTCTGTGTAAGCGATACGGCATTGATAACAGTATGCGTGATTTGCACGGCGCTTTGCTTGATTCTGAGATCCTGGCAGATGTCTATTTATTGATGACAGGGGGGCAAACAATGCTCTCATTAGGGGGGGAAGAAGGTTCTGAGCAAGTAACGGGCATTCAACGGCTAGCGGCAGGTCGACCCGTACTTAATGTAATTAAAGCAACGGAGCCAGAGTTGATTGCACATGAAGGTCGATTAGATGCGCTAGAAAAAGCATCAGGCGCTGCACTTTGGCGTGCAGAATAGCGTGGATGGCAGTTTATCCGTTAGTACGCTAAGCTTTAATAAACGTTATTTTTATAATTAAGTTTTACGTTATTGCTGGGTTCAATGGGTTATAAAAAGTTACTAAAAGTAATGCTTTGAAACAGTCAATTTCTTGTATCACATGAAATTTGTGTTATAAGTTAAAGTTAAATAAAAAATTATTAACATTTCACTATGCATCGTGAGTAGGTTAGTCATAGGGTTTTGTGAGCATGGCAATAAAGCCTATATGGGTAGCTAAACAACATTAGGAATTCGTAGTTTATGACTGCAGCTTCAGTAGCGGCGAAGGCTAATTCGTTTGAACTCGTTCAGTCAGAGATCGAAACAACGGTTAAACAGGCCGAGAAAAATTTAGAACGATTTCAAGAAAACCGGGAGAGCGGGGAAGAGCTACAGAATTGTATCGACTTTCTTAATCAGCTTCGTGGTATTTTCGTTCTTGTTGAAATTCAAGGCGGCGTGCTGTTATGTCATGAAGCCGTTTCTGTTGCAAACGAAGTCCCTGTGGGGGCAACAGATGACAAAAACAATCTTTTAACCTCGCTCAATAACGCGCTGTTTATATTAAGGCGTTACATCGAATATTATCAGCAAAGTCGTCAAGATCATCCTGAATTACTTTTGCCAATTATTAATGAGTTAAGAGTTGCCATAAAGGGCAAGCCTTTTCCTGATTCACACTTTTTCGAAATAGATATGTCGAAAAAGGTAGACTACTGCGCCAACTTTGATACGAGTGACGTGACTGAAATATCAGACTTTGATCACCGAGCAAGACGATTAAGGCATATGTATCAGGTTGCGTTATTAGGCATCATTCGTGATAACAATACTGAGGTGAGCACTAAATTATTGACACGTTCAGCGTTGGGATTATCCAAGCTTTGCGTGAACACCCCTTTGTCTGGATTAT includes these proteins:
- a CDS encoding class I SAM-dependent methyltransferase, whose translation is MNLFRWVPRRRIAGDIMGFTRTKEDCEYLHLQHTFEAWFQSSLGRVLLSDQRRKIDGVIGRMFGYHQLEMLVSHRFPMGNSSSLGHKIVTVPEWQSDMPENTLVAEPHELGLCHDSIDLAILHHTLDYTVSPHQALREASRVVKSSGHLLIIGFNPMSMWGVRKLVSRKKAAPWNGRFTSGHRVEDWLKLLDFEITSADHHFLRPPVQNYRLLERFAFADKFDNGKFPMGAYYMILAKKQVGCSISAKPKWKETNVIGLPVANRMKP
- the dnaQ gene encoding DNA polymerase III subunit epsilon; translated protein: MRQVVLDTETTGIEPSQGHRIIEIGCVELIDRKLTGNHYHQYINPQREIDSGAIEVHGITNEYLADKPVFKDIYADFLAFVDGAELVIHNAPFDIGFINHEFAMLQGGPGKIEKYCGVLDTLAMARKKHPGQRNSLDALCKRYGIDNSMRDLHGALLDSEILADVYLLMTGGQTMLSLGGEEGSEQVTGIQRLAAGRPVLNVIKATEPELIAHEGRLDALEKASGAALWRAE
- a CDS encoding HDOD domain-containing protein, with product MEKKGLAAWVERLDSEDGVVLTSVLAELNILTSSDETSASQLAEVILRDASLTTQVLKVANTVHFNPTGSPITTVSRSILAIGFNTIKSICITIKVLESILHGQPATRLYEIMADAIHAATQARNICIKMSADGKEEIFVATLLLHLAEMLVLSSGESEVAELYELYEEDSTDKERDRIAESVIGVSYKRLGLALVKSWRLGAVLQESLQPSSKMSHKAEAVLMGEEVSQVSKKGWDSAEMNALMKKISTFTGSSIKDVESMVQESANEAAEVAANYGSDVLVAMIPSTRPVEMESDACVGVKSVHQPNQELQLKILQELTSMMMDGVDMNSLFQMVLEGLHRGVGLERVCLAIFDKGRETVSAKYMIGEGTENWREKFKFTFVKSRSGFLFQLFSKGKASWVGNENFKELTSTLTPDYIAVTGVKTFLIAPIKANKKPVGFLYADLGESKRALNDSYFNGFKHFCAQINMSLAVLANKNGS
- a CDS encoding lytic transglycosylase; translated protein: MFRISLFIISLFLLSACATPPSNNEGEPHTTDKVTPTVMKEPDIDTQGQSSFFSLFTLPDSLFDSEEIVITTEDGREESTDQDSLSADAKILSAKHNCVDVDCTAITTEFAERLAEAETTNPFKATSSEQDLWDRMRRGFALDLAPNNPRFMNQLNWYKKHQRYLDRTTARSSRYLYHIVQETEKRGMPLELALLPVVESAFDPFAYSHGRASGIWQFIPGTGKAFGLKQDWWYDGRRDIVASTDAALTYLQALSNRFDGDWLLALAAYNSGGGTVSKAIRYNKKRGLNTDFWSLKLPKETRAYVPKLLAIARLIKEPEAFGLTLQSLPNEPYFDIVKVGSQIDLAQAAKMANITVEEIYLLNPGFNRWATSPIGPHRLLIPIANTENFKTALAALPSNQRLSWQRYTVKSGDSLIRIANKYNTTPAVIKQTNNLRSNMIRQGQKLLIPVAAKGNSYYAFSAQNRIEKKQNAAPRGNSSSKIDYTVRSGDTLWDISRKYKVGVRSLARWNSMAPTDPLKPGKKLVIWTKSAPTVTASRYAPPSRSNIRKIGYRVRKGDSLARIAGKFNVTVKQIVTWNNIDPKKYLKPGQKLKLHVDVTNGS
- the gloB gene encoding hydroxyacylglutathione hydrolase, translating into MLTVLPINAYQDNYIWCIQNPLSQACIVVDPGEAQPVIDHLEKHQLTLVAILVTHHHYDHVDGICDLVSYTQQQTGKSIDVYGPLNPKIKQITHPLKHGDVLTILGTLYEVTEVPGHTLDHLSYFSPEDSLHSAPWLFCGDTLFSAGCGRLFEGTPAQMLNSLKALASYPLETEVYCTHEYTLSNLAFTQAVLPNDTEVKLYIERCQTLRDSNKPTLPSTIKTELAINPFLNCTRPDVQASVSLQSQSPITDELDTFTRLRKWKDTF